A stretch of Dysidea avara chromosome 5, odDysAvar1.4, whole genome shotgun sequence DNA encodes these proteins:
- the LOC136255614 gene encoding uncharacterized protein: MGRHNSISTRATAKYPKVYMMGCPCHIIHNTAQKASQIFAEGVGFNVDDFLVDLFYYFDHSTKRKAELADFAEFCNVAYRKAIKHISVRWLSLQTAVERALLQYSALKSYFLSKDESSVRFKRLQKAFSDEMTEVYLFFYNHVLEYFGRLNRLLQRDDPIIVIAHDKMKEFVLLLMSKFVKVLALKDKRLNEVNFTNFTNQLEDSDLQIGYVTHRKVKQLIDNGSIPETTRRKFYTAVRQFFKRAVAYSLEHLPLDDELLKSASFVNFEKRLESNPIQAEYFVTRYDNLLPFSTPTQISRLGEEFVQYQLLNPEDIPQIVWQKALIVNDDEEEHRHYRMDVIWHHIATIKSADGRLKFNMLSKIAKLVLCIAHSNAGEERVFSMIRKNKTPFRPNLALDKTLPSLLSVKLATDEPCHRYNPPASVVQRAGKVTWEYNKEHTRPK; the protein is encoded by the exons ATGGGAAGGCACAACAGTATTAGTACAAGGGCGACTGCGAAATATCCTAAGGTGTATATGATGGGCTGTCCATGTCACATTATTCACAATACAGCACAAAAGGCTAGCCAAATATTTGCGGAG gGTGTTGGAtttaatgttgatgattttttgGTTGATCTGTTTTACTACTTTGACCACAGTACAAAGAGGAAGGCTGAACTTGCAG ATTTTGCGGAGTTTTGCAATGTGGCATACAGGAAAGCTATTAAACACATTAGTGTGAGATGGCTTAGTTTACAGACAGCTGTGGAAAGAGCGCTTCTACAATATTCTGCATTGAAGTCTTATTTTCTTTCCAAAG ATGAGAGTTCTGTACGGTTTAAACGGCTGcaaaaagcatttagtgatgaAATGACTGAAGTTTACCTATTCTTTTACAACCACGTACTGGAATATTTTGGAAGATTAAACCGTCTACTTCAACGTGATGATCCAATTATTGTGATTGCACACGATAAG ATGAAAGAGTTTGTTCTGCTGCTAATGTCAAAATTTGTGAAAGTGCTGGCTTTAAAGGATAAAAGGCTGAATGAAGTAAACTTTACAAATTTCACTAATCAACTAGAAG ATTCCGACTTACAGATTGGGTATGTGACTCACCGGAAAGTTAAGCAGCTCATTGATAATGGATCCATCCCTGAGACAACTCGTAGAAAATTCTACACAGCAGTAAGGCAGTTTTTCAAAAGAGCAGTAGCTTATAGTCTTGAACATCTTCCACTTGATGATGAATTACTTAAGagtgcttcatttgtaaatttTGAGAAAAGGCTCGAATCCAATCCAATTCAAGCTGAATATTTTGTGACTAG gtatgatAACCTTTTACCATTTTCAACACCCACACAAATATCAAGGCTTGGGGAAGAATTTGTACAGTACCAGCTGTTGAATCCAGAAGACATCCCACAGATAGTTTGGCAGAAAGCACTGATAGTAAACGATGATGAAGAAGAGCACAGGCATTACCGTATGGATGTAATATGGCATCATATTGCTACAATTAAATCTGCAGATGGTCGCTTGAAATTCAACATGCTATCCAAAATTGCCAAACTGGTATTGTGTATTGCACATTCAAATGCTGGAGAGGAAAGGGTGTTTTCAATGATAAGGAAAAACAAGACACCTTTTCGACCAAACCTTGCTCTAGACAAAACATTACCAAGCTTGCTTTCTGTAAAGTTGGCAACAGATGAGCCTTGTCACAGGTATAATCCTCCAGCTTCTGTTGTTCAAAGAGCAGGAAAGGTGACGTGGGAGTATAACAAAGAGCATACCAGACCTAAGTGA